The following proteins are encoded in a genomic region of Chloracidobacterium sp.:
- a CDS encoding DNA cytosine methyltransferase, with protein MPYRSFGDACSDLDFIESGGISQSDPFHVAVNHPDHVIEWLWNVPQGKSAHDNEDETLRPPSGYNTTYKRQIWDEPASTVQTTFGMISGCRNVHPFATRSLTIREAARIQSFPDTYKFIGTLGDIRSTIGNAVPPLLSYSIATHVKKEILNLVKVASL; from the coding sequence TTGCCATATCGAAGCTTTGGCGATGCCTGTTCCGACCTCGACTTCATTGAGTCTGGTGGAATTTCACAGTCGGATCCTTTTCATGTAGCGGTTAATCATCCCGATCACGTCATAGAATGGTTGTGGAATGTCCCGCAAGGTAAAAGCGCACACGACAACGAAGATGAGACGCTTCGTCCGCCGTCAGGCTACAATACAACATACAAAAGACAGATTTGGGATGAACCAGCATCGACGGTTCAGACTACTTTTGGAATGATTTCTGGGTGTAGAAATGTGCATCCATTTGCGACCCGTTCATTAACAATTCGGGAAGCGGCAAGAATTCAGTCGTTTCCCGATACATACAAATTTATTGGTACTCTTGGCGATATCCGAAGCACCATCGGCAACGCAGTACCGCCGCTTCTTTCTTATTCCATCGCAACGCATGTCAAAAAGGAAATCCTAAATCTCGTAAAAGTAGCCAGCCTTTAG